A single region of the Chryseobacterium sp. 6424 genome encodes:
- a CDS encoding FAD-binding oxidoreductase, protein MHHFHLLKTVKVKKETNDSVHIAFEIPADLRHAFTFKQGQYLNVRLMLNGEDLRRSYSIVNAPSEGNTQLEILVKHLPEGKVSTFFNEVLKEGDSVEVQAPMGHFYTHHHPSNEKTYVGLAAGSGISPVLSNLKEALLQEPKSIAYLFFSNKTVHDIIFRKEIDALAEKFAGRLHIIYLLSREKHTDDVLFEGRICADKLHQLLSRYTEIPVQQATYFICGPSEMIKDVSGYFKNTCKVPSLQIMYEYYAAPDDDENAEMSDEFKAIPNIESMVTLIIDDDEYSFHLNSKKKSILDQALHDKLPVPFACKGGVCCTCKAQVMEGEVFMEKNFALTEEEVARGFVLTCQCHPTTNVVMLNYDV, encoded by the coding sequence ATGCATCATTTTCATTTGTTAAAAACAGTAAAAGTTAAGAAGGAAACTAATGATTCCGTACATATCGCTTTTGAGATCCCAGCTGATTTGCGCCATGCGTTTACCTTTAAACAAGGCCAATACCTGAACGTAAGACTAATGCTGAACGGCGAAGACCTGCGCCGGTCTTATTCGATCGTCAATGCGCCAAGCGAAGGAAATACCCAACTGGAAATCTTGGTAAAACACTTGCCAGAGGGCAAAGTATCTACCTTTTTTAACGAAGTGCTTAAAGAAGGAGATTCGGTAGAAGTACAGGCACCCATGGGCCACTTTTACACCCACCACCATCCCTCCAATGAGAAGACATATGTAGGGCTGGCGGCCGGCAGCGGCATTTCACCTGTACTTTCAAACCTGAAAGAAGCTCTTCTGCAAGAACCAAAAAGCATTGCCTACCTGTTCTTCAGCAACAAAACAGTGCACGACATTATCTTCCGTAAAGAAATTGACGCGCTGGCTGAGAAATTCGCGGGCAGACTGCATATTATTTACCTCCTTTCACGAGAAAAACATACTGATGACGTACTTTTTGAAGGCCGCATCTGTGCGGATAAACTTCATCAACTTCTTAGCAGATATACCGAAATACCGGTGCAACAGGCCACGTATTTCATTTGTGGTCCTTCGGAAATGATAAAAGATGTTTCAGGCTATTTTAAAAACACCTGCAAAGTACCTTCGTTACAGATTATGTACGAATACTACGCGGCACCCGATGATGATGAAAACGCCGAAATGAGCGACGAATTCAAGGCGATCCCTAACATTGAAAGCATGGTAACGCTGATTATTGATGACGATGAGTATTCCTTTCACCTCAACTCCAAAAAGAAAAGCATTCTGGATCAGGCATTGCACGACAAGCTACCGGTGCCGTTTGCCTGCAAAGGCGGGGTTTGCTGCACCTGCAAAGCCCAGGTAATGGAGGGCGAAGTATTTATGGAAAAAAATTTCGCGCTTACCGAAGAAGAAGTGGCGCGTGGTTTTGTACTCACCTGCCAATGTCATCCCACTACTAATGTAGTAATGCTGAATTATGATGTTTAA
- the paaA gene encoding 1,2-phenylacetyl-CoA epoxidase subunit PaaA, protein MNHEKFIEYVQADHKVEPKDVMPEDYRKLLVRQISQHAHSEVVGMLPEANWITRAPSLRRKMALMAKIQDEAGHGLYLYAATETLNNGEIAADRDSTYNDMLSGKAKYSSIFNYPALSWADIGAIGWLVDGAAIMNQVMLMGNSYGPYSRAMVRICKEESFHQRQGYEILMTLCRGTKEQKELAQEALNRFWWPALMMFGPNDDASPNSQKSMNYRVKRESNDALRQRFIDVTVPQAEFLGLTIPDDKLRWNEETQHYEFGELPWDEFAEVLKGNGPCNKKRLETKRKAQREHAWVKEAAIAYAKKANLTETATN, encoded by the coding sequence ATGAATCACGAAAAATTTATAGAATACGTACAGGCTGACCATAAAGTCGAACCAAAAGATGTAATGCCAGAAGATTACCGCAAACTCCTGGTAAGACAAATCTCGCAGCACGCCCATTCTGAAGTGGTAGGCATGCTTCCCGAAGCCAACTGGATTACCCGTGCGCCCTCGCTGCGCCGCAAAATGGCGCTGATGGCAAAAATTCAGGATGAAGCCGGCCACGGACTTTATCTTTACGCCGCCACCGAAACCTTAAATAATGGTGAAATTGCCGCCGACCGAGATTCCACTTATAATGATATGCTCTCCGGGAAAGCCAAATACTCCAGTATCTTTAACTATCCAGCGCTCTCATGGGCCGACATTGGCGCCATTGGCTGGCTTGTGGACGGTGCTGCCATCATGAATCAGGTAATGCTGATGGGAAATTCCTACGGACCATATTCACGCGCAATGGTAAGAATTTGCAAAGAAGAATCCTTCCACCAGCGACAGGGCTACGAAATCCTTATGACGCTTTGTCGCGGAACAAAAGAACAGAAAGAACTTGCCCAGGAAGCACTGAACCGTTTCTGGTGGCCAGCCTTAATGATGTTTGGTCCAAATGATGACGCCTCACCAAACTCGCAAAAATCAATGAATTACCGCGTAAAACGCGAAAGCAATGATGCTTTAAGACAAAGATTCATTGATGTGACTGTGCCACAGGCAGAGTTTCTTGGCCTTACAATCCCAGACGATAAACTCAGATGGAATGAAGAAACGCAACACTATGAATTTGGCGAACTGCCTTGGGATGAATTTGCTGAAGTATTGAAAGGAAACGGGCCTTGCAATAAAAAGCGCCTCGAAACCAAACGAAAGGCCCAACGCGAACATGCCTGGGTAAAAGAAGCCGCGATAGCCTACGCGAAAAAAGCAAACCTAACCGAAACCGCCACGAATTAA
- the hutG gene encoding formimidoylglutamase yields the protein MNMIWQGRHDGDDPLYHRLFQRVSLETDYEAILPKDFVLHGFAVDEGVQRNKGRVGAKHAPDVLRRNLSNFPVVSPDFVLRDFGDISDKKGLEPTQRDFADKVTKVIQQKGKSLVLGGGHEVTFAHYSGIRNACPGQNIAIINIDAHFDNREIDPHVGSTSGTGFWQIAQQGNINSLHIGIQRNSNTLKLFDTAHEFGMKYILADEIFFENLPSVYQKIDETIASADVLYLTICMDVFNAAIAPGVSAPSYNGILADAAFMHLYRHILKSQKLIALDVAEVNPSLDIQERTARLAASLVNEWFMV from the coding sequence ATTAATATGATTTGGCAAGGCCGTCATGATGGCGATGATCCGCTGTATCACAGATTATTCCAGAGGGTTTCTTTGGAAACCGATTACGAGGCTATCTTACCGAAAGATTTCGTCTTACATGGTTTTGCGGTGGATGAAGGGGTACAGCGCAACAAAGGCCGTGTTGGCGCGAAACACGCACCCGACGTACTCCGCAGAAATCTTTCAAATTTCCCAGTGGTAAGCCCGGATTTTGTTCTGAGAGATTTCGGGGACATTAGTGACAAGAAGGGATTAGAGCCAACCCAACGCGATTTTGCAGACAAAGTAACCAAGGTAATACAACAGAAAGGAAAGTCCCTGGTGCTTGGTGGCGGCCATGAGGTGACTTTCGCACATTATTCAGGGATTAGAAATGCTTGCCCTGGCCAAAACATTGCCATCATTAATATAGATGCCCATTTCGACAACCGGGAAATCGATCCGCACGTGGGGTCAACCTCCGGAACCGGTTTCTGGCAAATCGCCCAGCAAGGCAATATCAATTCGTTACATATAGGGATACAAAGAAACTCAAACACGCTGAAACTTTTCGATACCGCTCATGAATTTGGCATGAAGTACATTCTTGCCGACGAGATTTTTTTCGAAAACTTACCCTCTGTCTATCAAAAAATTGATGAAACCATCGCCTCTGCTGACGTACTCTACCTTACGATCTGTATGGATGTATTTAACGCAGCCATTGCGCCGGGCGTTTCCGCTCCTTCCTATAACGGTATTTTAGCAGACGCCGCATTCATGCATCTTTACCGACATATTTTAAAATCCCAAAAACTTATAGCGCTGGATGTTGCAGAGGTAAATCCGTCCTTGGACATCCAAGAGCGTACTGCAAGACTGGCCGCTAGCTTGGTAAACGAATGGTTTATGGTGTAA
- a CDS encoding acyl carrier protein yields MSDIASRVKAIIADKLDVEETEVTPEASFTNDLGADSLDTVELIMEFEKEFNIQIPDDQAEKITTVGHAITYIEEVVNK; encoded by the coding sequence ATGTCAGACATTGCATCAAGAGTAAAAGCTATTATTGCTGATAAACTAGACGTTGAGGAAACAGAAGTAACTCCAGAAGCTAGCTTCACCAACGATTTAGGAGCAGATTCTTTAGATACTGTAGAATTAATTATGGAATTCGAGAAAGAATTCAACATCCAGATCCCAGATGACCAAGCTGAGAAAATTACTACAGTAGGACACGCCATTACTTATATTGAAGAAGTAGTAAACAAATAA